A part of Desulfobacter sp. genomic DNA contains:
- a CDS encoding HD domain-containing protein gives MSDFLSVRESQIKFFNSLPFYYKSKDGEFVLYKKAGEILSPDRADQGRHPQLYIQKKHKSEAIKELTQGLNMEFEKQLASGGLVGIKNALGNIVKEALAPGQGEMMTRLPETIDILFKNMDRDHTTMSYLAKVAGSSELMVEHTVNVTALTLQYCFFLKMSEGEARNLALCALLHDVGVSTLETEIIECEDRLSATEFKRYKLHPEAGHDMIIMNTDFDIAVANTALEHHERLDKTGYPNGTDLICRESQIIGFIDSYEALTYRNKSFRKAKKPFDTLKLIKKEVMEGKFSLDVFKTFTSCLIR, from the coding sequence GTGTCTGATTTTTTGAGTGTCAGGGAGTCGCAGATTAAATTTTTCAACAGCCTCCCCTTCTACTATAAATCAAAAGACGGAGAATTTGTGCTGTATAAAAAGGCCGGGGAAATCCTGTCACCGGATCGGGCCGACCAGGGCCGCCATCCCCAGCTGTATATCCAAAAAAAACATAAATCCGAAGCCATAAAGGAACTGACCCAGGGCCTGAATATGGAATTTGAAAAGCAGCTTGCCAGCGGCGGGCTGGTCGGCATCAAAAATGCGCTTGGAAATATTGTCAAAGAGGCCCTGGCACCGGGACAGGGAGAAATGATGACCCGCCTGCCCGAAACCATTGATATCCTGTTTAAAAACATGGACCGGGACCACACCACAATGAGCTATCTTGCCAAGGTTGCGGGCTCTTCGGAACTCATGGTGGAACATACGGTCAATGTCACGGCCCTGACCCTCCAATATTGTTTTTTCCTGAAAATGTCGGAAGGCGAGGCACGGAACCTGGCCCTGTGTGCCCTGCTCCACGATGTGGGGGTATCCACTTTGGAGACCGAAATCATCGAATGCGAGGACCGCCTGAGCGCCACGGAATTTAAAAGATACAAACTGCACCCGGAAGCCGGCCATGATATGATCATCATGAATACGGATTTTGACATCGCCGTTGCCAATACAGCCCTGGAACACCACGAACGGCTGGACAAAACCGGATACCCCAACGGCACGGATCTCATCTGCCGGGAAAGTCAGATCATCGGCTTCATTGACAGCTATGAAGCCCTGACCTACAGAAACAAGTCCTTCCGCAAGGCAAAAAAACCCTTTGATACCCTGAAACTGATCAAAAAAGAGGTGATGGAAGGAAAATTTTCCCTGGACGTTTTTAAGACATTTACATCCTGCCTGATCCGGTAA
- a CDS encoding response regulator has protein sequence MSVLPNKLRVLVVDDSISMRRIIRGFLERNGVTRIAEAGNGQAALELIRFQALDLIISDLNMPVMNGMELLETLNGDQEFRAIPFVILTVEANQKTMNLALETGADSYIVKPVSEAPFIKEIQRVLTGSGRM, from the coding sequence ATGAGCGTTTTACCTAACAAACTCCGTGTACTTGTTGTGGATGACAGCATCTCCATGCGCCGGATCATACGGGGTTTTCTGGAACGGAACGGGGTTACCAGGATTGCGGAGGCAGGAAACGGCCAGGCCGCATTGGAACTGATCCGTTTTCAGGCGCTGGACCTGATTATTTCGGATTTGAACATGCCGGTGATGAACGGCATGGAACTGCTGGAGACCCTGAACGGGGACCAGGAGTTCAGGGCGATCCCTTTTGTCATCCTCACGGTGGAGGCAAACCAGAAAACCATGAACCTGGCCCTGGAGACGGGGGCGGATTCCTATATTGTCAAACCTGTCTCCGAAGCCCCTTTTATCAAGGAAATCCAGAGGGTGCTTACCGGATCAGGCAGGATGTAA
- a CDS encoding NUDIX hydrolase gives MPIHYCSQCGGPMTQRIPEDDDHIRDVCSRCGHVHYENPKLVVGTIPVSGEKILMCRRNIEPRKGKWTLPAGYLENGESVQDGAVRETLEETRARVALLGPYRMFNILFVDQIYMMFRAELLSNDFGPTPESTEVRLFSEDEIPWDEIAFEVINRTLVDFFKDRAAGSAAKPEGAGYLFRVKDLVFQREKVAS, from the coding sequence ATGCCAATACATTATTGCAGCCAGTGCGGCGGCCCCATGACCCAGAGAATCCCCGAAGATGATGACCATATTCGGGATGTCTGCAGCCGGTGCGGCCATGTCCACTATGAAAATCCGAAACTCGTGGTGGGCACCATTCCTGTTTCCGGTGAGAAAATCCTCATGTGCCGGCGGAACATTGAGCCCAGAAAGGGGAAATGGACCCTGCCGGCAGGCTATCTGGAAAACGGGGAATCGGTCCAGGACGGAGCCGTCAGGGAAACACTGGAAGAAACCCGGGCCCGTGTGGCGCTCCTGGGGCCATACCGGATGTTCAACATTTTGTTTGTGGACCAGATATATATGATGTTCAGGGCTGAACTGCTTTCCAATGACTTCGGCCCCACGCCGGAAAGTACGGAGGTCCGTCTTTTCTCGGAAGATGAAATTCCCTGGGATGAGATTGCCTTTGAGGTGATCAACAGGACCCTGGTGGATTTTTTCAAAGACCGGGCTGCCGGCAGTGCGGCAAAACCCGAGGGGGCCGGATATCTCTTCCGGGTGAAAGATTTGGTATTTCAACGGGAAAAGGTGGCTTCATGA
- a CDS encoding LysR family transcriptional regulator, which translates to MSSHTPFTIRSKIWIEDDAGQVIFGLGRFRILSAIDRCGSINAAAKELKMGYRAVWGKIKATEEGLGHPLLIRSAGGGGGGGSTLTPLARKLLKEFADVHTHVLSESDNFFQDVFEKKIKDDL; encoded by the coding sequence ATGAGCAGCCATACCCCATTTACCATACGGTCCAAGATATGGATCGAAGATGATGCCGGCCAGGTGATTTTCGGGCTGGGCCGGTTCAGGATTCTGTCGGCCATTGACAGGTGCGGGTCCATCAATGCCGCGGCCAAGGAATTGAAGATGGGGTACCGGGCGGTATGGGGAAAGATCAAGGCCACTGAAGAGGGCCTGGGGCATCCCCTGCTCATCCGCAGCGCAGGCGGTGGCGGTGGCGGCGGATCCACACTGACCCCCCTGGCCAGAAAGCTGCTCAAGGAATTTGCCGATGTCCATACCCATGTACTCTCTGAATCGGATAATTTTTTCCAGGACGTGTTTGAAAAGAAAATAAAAGATGATTTATAG
- a CDS encoding TRAP transporter large permease: MTTELLLTTLFFLFLINTPIAIAIGAASMTAILVQGDFPLMMVIQRMVAGTDSFHLMAVPLFMYAGVIMEKGGISQRLIDFANALTGWLPGGLAAVSIVSAMFFAGISGSAAADAAAVGAVLIPAMKRSGYPGDFSAAVQASGGSLGVVIPPSIPMIIFGFLTGASISRLFAAGILPGLLIGISLITTATLIAWKKGYAPDTRFSVKEIWKTFRRAVLALGAPVIILGGILFGIFTATESAAVAVAYALFVSIFVYKRIGLKDIFPIFTQAGITASVVMFIIATASVFSWIAAIEDIPAALAGSLLAMTDNPVALLLLINVVLLAAGTFVETTASLILLVPMITAMLPSLGIDLIQLGVIVVANLAVGMLTPPMGICLIVSASISGDRMGAVSRRVLPFLLVLLLDLALITFYPPLTMWLAGLVGK; the protein is encoded by the coding sequence ATGACCACCGAACTCCTTCTGACCACCCTTTTTTTCCTTTTTCTCATCAACACCCCCATTGCCATTGCCATTGGCGCGGCATCCATGACTGCCATACTGGTCCAGGGGGATTTCCCGCTGATGATGGTGATCCAGCGCATGGTGGCGGGAACGGATTCCTTCCACCTCATGGCCGTCCCATTGTTCATGTATGCCGGGGTGATCATGGAAAAGGGGGGGATTTCCCAGCGGCTCATTGATTTTGCCAATGCCCTGACCGGCTGGCTTCCCGGCGGGCTGGCGGCCGTCTCCATCGTTTCCGCCATGTTTTTTGCCGGTATTTCCGGCTCTGCCGCCGCCGATGCAGCGGCCGTGGGGGCGGTACTGATCCCGGCCATGAAACGGTCGGGATACCCTGGCGATTTCTCCGCGGCGGTCCAGGCCTCGGGGGGCTCCCTGGGGGTGGTGATCCCCCCTTCCATCCCCATGATTATTTTCGGATTCCTCACCGGGGCCAGCATCTCCCGGCTTTTTGCCGCAGGTATCCTGCCGGGGCTGCTCATCGGCATCTCCCTCATCACCACCGCCACCCTGATCGCCTGGAAAAAGGGGTATGCCCCGGATACCAGGTTTTCGGTAAAAGAGATATGGAAGACCTTCAGGCGGGCGGTCCTGGCACTGGGGGCGCCGGTGATTATCCTGGGCGGCATTCTTTTTGGGATTTTTACGGCCACGGAGTCGGCGGCCGTGGCCGTGGCTTACGCCCTCTTTGTTTCCATTTTCGTGTATAAGCGGATCGGGCTGAAAGATATTTTTCCCATATTCACCCAGGCGGGGATCACGGCATCGGTGGTGATGTTCATCATTGCCACGGCCTCGGTTTTTTCATGGATCGCGGCCATTGAGGATATCCCGGCGGCCCTGGCCGGCAGCCTCCTTGCCATGACGGACAATCCCGTGGCCCTTCTGCTGCTGATCAATGTGGTGCTGCTGGCCGCCGGCACCTTTGTTGAGACCACGGCCTCCCTTATTCTGCTGGTCCCCATGATTACGGCCATGCTCCCTTCCCTGGGCATCGATCTCATCCAGCTGGGAGTCATCGTGGTGGCCAACCTGGCCGTGGGCATGCTCACCCCGCCCATGGGCATCTGCCTCATTGTCTCCGCCTCCATTTCCGGGGACCGCATGGGCGCCGTCAGCCGGCGGGTATTGCCCTTTCTTCTGGTGCTTCTCCTGGATCTGGCCCTGATCACCTTTTATCCGCCCCTGACCATGTGGCTGGCCGGGCTGGTGGGCAAATAA
- a CDS encoding TRAP transporter small permease, whose product MGIAMAVIVTVQVFSRYVLNHSLFWSEELARLLLVWLTFFGATVAYYHGAHPGVDGFYRRLAPGWQKGAACLTHGASLALFAVMIYSGIEFSWFVRLQITPALNLPKWVMMAVVPVSGLIFTIHGLAFLGRSLKGRA is encoded by the coding sequence ATGGGCATTGCCATGGCCGTGATTGTGACGGTCCAGGTATTTTCCCGGTATGTGCTCAACCATTCATTATTCTGGTCCGAGGAACTGGCCCGGCTGCTGCTGGTCTGGCTCACCTTTTTCGGGGCCACCGTGGCCTATTACCACGGGGCACACCCCGGGGTGGACGGCTTTTACCGGCGACTGGCGCCGGGGTGGCAAAAAGGGGCGGCCTGCCTGACCCATGGGGCCAGCCTGGCCCTGTTCGCCGTTATGATATATTCCGGAATTGAATTTTCCTGGTTTGTCCGGCTGCAGATCACCCCGGCCCTGAATCTGCCCAAATGGGTGATGATGGCCGTGGTGCCGGTGTCCGGCCTGATTTTTACCATTCACGGCCTGGCCTTTCTGGGCCGGTCCCTAAAAGGCCGGGCATGA
- a CDS encoding TRAP transporter substrate-binding protein, with product MRKVGMLILAGLIALVAAGGIHAKTATIKLGVVTKPGAAQNIVAEKFKELVEERSAGAYKVKIYHSASLGNETEILQQIQMGTVHMGVITGGPFDTFDPIVRVINYPFLFKDHAQADEILDGPLGAEILKSLETSGFKGLCFSENGFRNLTNNTRAVTGPGQVAGLKIRVMASALHKAIWQSLGANPTPMPWPIYTELEQGVIDGQENPLWVMEVYKFYEIQKYMTLTRHVYSPHIDVASLRWFNKLPEADRGMITAAIKEAAQYQRRSNREKNAGRLALLKEKGMEVVENPDVAAFRAKVAGLKEMDLYSDPRVQSLLVKILDAVK from the coding sequence ATGAGAAAAGTCGGTATGTTGATCCTGGCGGGGCTCATTGCCCTGGTTGCCGCGGGGGGTATCCACGCCAAGACCGCCACCATCAAGCTGGGGGTGGTGACCAAGCCCGGGGCGGCCCAGAATATCGTGGCGGAGAAGTTCAAAGAATTGGTGGAAGAACGGTCGGCCGGCGCCTACAAGGTGAAGATCTACCATTCCGCCTCCCTTGGCAATGAAACCGAAATCCTCCAGCAGATCCAGATGGGCACCGTCCACATGGGGGTGATCACCGGCGGCCCCTTTGATACCTTTGACCCCATTGTCCGGGTGATCAACTATCCTTTTCTCTTTAAAGACCATGCCCAGGCCGACGAAATCCTGGACGGCCCCCTGGGGGCTGAGATTCTTAAAAGCCTTGAGACTTCAGGATTCAAGGGACTCTGTTTTTCTGAAAACGGATTCAGGAACCTGACCAATAACACCCGGGCCGTCACCGGGCCCGGCCAGGTGGCCGGGTTGAAGATCCGGGTCATGGCTTCAGCCCTGCACAAGGCCATCTGGCAGAGCCTGGGCGCCAATCCCACGCCCATGCCCTGGCCCATTTATACGGAGCTGGAACAGGGGGTGATCGACGGCCAGGAAAATCCCCTCTGGGTGATGGAGGTCTATAAATTTTACGAAATCCAGAAATACATGACCCTGACCCGCCATGTCTATTCCCCCCATATTGATGTGGCCTCTCTGCGGTGGTTCAATAAGCTGCCGGAAGCGGACCGGGGGATGATTACCGCGGCCATCAAAGAAGCGGCGCAGTACCAGCGCAGGAGCAATCGGGAGAAGAATGCCGGCCGCCTGGCCCTGCTCAAGGAAAAGGGCATGGAAGTGGTTGAGAATCCGGATGTGGCTGCCTTCCGGGCAAAGGTGGCCGGGCTCAAGGAGATGGATCTCTATTCCGATCCCAGGGTGCAGTCCCTGCTGGTAAAAATCCTTGATGCCGTGAAATAA
- a CDS encoding transporter substrate-binding domain-containing protein, translating into MRHIVHIFILVLLLSVSAFAKDSDYPTLKITTCNWQPYAGVNLTNYGFASDLMTIILNRMGYKTQIDILPWKRAMVMTKSGKYALAYNAYYSKDRAREYAFTDPYIHSEIYLCSKKDAKISFTTLKELKPYRIGLVMGYVNPTAIENADYLTKDYVVTDFQNLKKLIGRRVDLIVIDKYVATHSVKTSPFLIANITDLVFHSPALAKLPVHAMFSRAVPGYMKKVDAFNRELAKVIKDGTFDTLMEVHNFK; encoded by the coding sequence ATGAGGCATATCGTTCACATATTTATCCTCGTTCTATTATTATCCGTATCTGCTTTTGCCAAAGACAGTGATTATCCTACCCTGAAAATCACCACCTGCAACTGGCAGCCTTATGCCGGTGTCAATCTGACCAACTATGGGTTTGCATCTGACCTCATGACCATCATTCTAAACCGCATGGGCTATAAAACCCAGATTGACATCCTGCCCTGGAAACGCGCCATGGTCATGACCAAATCCGGGAAATATGCCCTTGCCTACAATGCCTATTATTCAAAGGACCGGGCCAGAGAATATGCCTTTACCGATCCTTATATCCACAGCGAGATTTACCTGTGTTCCAAAAAGGATGCCAAGATATCCTTTACCACCCTCAAAGAACTGAAACCCTATAGAATCGGCCTGGTAATGGGGTATGTAAATCCTACAGCAATTGAGAACGCCGACTACCTCACCAAGGATTACGTCGTAACCGATTTCCAGAATTTAAAAAAGCTGATCGGCAGACGGGTGGACCTGATCGTGATCGACAAATATGTGGCGACCCACTCCGTAAAGACCTCCCCCTTTCTTATTGCAAATATAACCGATCTTGTGTTTCATTCCCCGGCCCTGGCCAAGCTGCCGGTCCACGCCATGTTTTCCAGGGCGGTTCCCGGATACATGAAAAAGGTTGATGCATTTAACCGGGAACTGGCAAAGGTTATAAAAGACGGCACCTTTGATACCCTCATGGAAGTCCACAATTTCAAATAA